AGAGGCTGGGCGGCCACCTCCTCAGGATCGGGGTGGCTCTCCGATCCCGCCTTCTGCGCCGGTGGGCTCGAAGCACAGGACATTGCCAGAAACAGTGAGGCCGTAACCGCAACCCACAAAAACATCGGATACTTGAAGATGGTATTCATGGTCCACCCTTGCAAGGTTTGAAATCAGAGAGGAAGGCGATCTGCCGGTGACGCCCCCATTGTAGCAAACACCGGTCTTGCCGACCCGGTTGCAGCTGCTCTCTCACCTGGGATAGAGTTGCTCCGACAACAGCGCCTCCGGCCCCTCTCAAGGAGAAGACCCATGCAACTGGCATTGGATCCCCTGATGCACTGTGACCGGCCTCTTCCCGACGTGGTCCGGCTGGTGGCGGACCTGGGTTGGAAAAACCTGGAACTCTGCTCGCGCGACGATTTCTTTCCCGAATACTGGCCTCCGCGAGCCGACAACACCAGAATTCGGGAGTTCAAGCAGGCGCTTCACGAAACCGGAATGAACCTTGTCAGCCTGCTGCTGACCTATCGCTGGGCCAGTCCCGACGAGGAGGAACGCCAGGCCGCCGTACGTTACTGGAAACGGGCTCTCCCCATAGTCAAGGAGATCGAGTGTCAGACAGTGAATTCCATCTTCGACCGCGGACCCTCGCCACAGTCGACGGCATTTGCCGGACCCGAAGTCCACGCCGAGGCCAGTGAAGCGGCGTTCTGGAAGTCGATGGAGGAATTGCTGCCCATCTTCGAGGCCGAGGAACTGCCCCTGCACATTGAAGCTCATCCGGACGATTTCGTGGAAGAGAACAACCTGGCGGTGGACATGATCCGGTCGATCGATTCTCCATGGGTCAAGTATCTCTACTGCGCCCCTCACACCTTTCACCTGGGCGAGGACGTGGCTGCCATGCTGCGATATGCCGCCCCCGTCCTGGCCCACGTCCACGTGGCCGACTCCTTCAACCACAAGAGAGGATGGCGCTACATCATGAACCCGGCCGGAACCCCGGCGCGGATTCACCAGCACCTGGACATCGGCGCGGGGGAGGTGGACTGGGAGGCATTCTTTGGAACGTTGGGGGAAATCAACTTCGACGGCATCATGACCAGCCAG
This genomic window from Acidobacteriota bacterium contains:
- a CDS encoding sugar phosphate isomerase/epimerase is translated as MQLALDPLMHCDRPLPDVVRLVADLGWKNLELCSRDDFFPEYWPPRADNTRIREFKQALHETGMNLVSLLLTYRWASPDEEERQAAVRYWKRALPIVKEIECQTVNSIFDRGPSPQSTAFAGPEVHAEASEAAFWKSMEELLPIFEAEELPLHIEAHPDDFVEENNLAVDMIRSIDSPWVKYLYCAPHTFHLGEDVAAMLRYAAPVLAHVHVADSFNHKRGWRYIMNPAGTPARIHQHLDIGAGEVDWEAFFGTLGEINFDGIMTSQVFAWDGERAVQSSRFMLNKMQEYVDKFWEQS